The proteins below are encoded in one region of Urocitellus parryii isolate mUroPar1 unplaced genomic scaffold, mUroPar1.hap1 Scaffold_43, whole genome shotgun sequence:
- the LOC144252434 gene encoding LOW QUALITY PROTEIN: 1-phosphatidylinositol 3-phosphate 5-kinase-like (The sequence of the model RefSeq protein was modified relative to this genomic sequence to represent the inferred CDS: inserted 2 bases in 2 codons), translating to MATDDKTSSTLDSANDLPRPPTSHSHLIHXKPLTPDQDEPSFKSAYSSFVNLFRFNKERGEGSQGEHPSPSGIWSSPQLPSRTQSVRSPVPYKKQLNEELQRRSSVLDTRRKAEPTFGGHDPRTAVQLRSLSTVLKRLKEIMEGKSQDSDLKQYWMPDSQCKECCDCSEKFTTFRRRHHCQLCGQIFCSHCCNQEIPGKFMGYTGDLRACTFCRKIXLSYAHSTDSNSIGEDLSALSDSACSVSVLDPSEPRTPVGSRKASRNIFLEDDLAWQSLIHPDSSNTTLSTRLVSVQEDAGKSPARNRSASITNLSLDRSGSPMVPSYETSVSPQANRTYVRTETTEDERKILLDSVQLKDLLKKICHHSSGMEFQDHRYWLRTHPNCIVGKELVNWLIRNGHTATRAQAIAIGQAMVDGRWLDCVSHHDQLFRDEYALYRPLQSTEFSETPSPDSDSVNSVEGHSEPSWFKDIKFDDSDTEQIAEEGDDNLANSASPSKRTSVSSFQSTVDSDSAASISLNVELDNVNFHIKKPSKYPHVPPHPADQKGRR from the exons ATGGCCACAGATGATAAGACTTCCTCAACACTGGACTCTGCTAATGATTTGCCTCGACCTCCTACCAGTCATTCTCATCTTATAC TTAAACCTTTGACTCCTGACCAGGATGAACCTTCTTTTAAATCAGCATATAGTTCTTTTGTAAATCTTTTTCGATTTAACAA agagagaggagaagggagccaAGGAGAGCACCCTTCTCCCAGTGGAATTTGGTCCAGCCCTCAGCTCCCTTCAAGGACACAATCAGTGAGGTCACCTGTTCCTTATAAAAAACAGCTTAATGAGGAACTTCAGCGACGCTCTTCAGTGTTAG ATACAAGAAGGAAGGCAGAACCTACCTTTGGAGGTCATGATCCTCGTACAGCTGTTCAGCTTCGAAGCCTCAGCACAGTATTAAAACGTCTCAAAGAAATCATGGAGGGAAAAAGCCAG gATAGTGACCTGAAGCAATACTGGATGCCAGATAGCCAATGTAAAGAGTGCTGTGACTGTAGTGAAAAATTCACAACCTTTAGGCGCAGACACCATTGCCAACTATGTGGGCAGATTTTCTGCAGTCATTGCTGTAATCAAGAAATCCCTGGAAAATTTATGGGCTATACAG gagACCTCCGAGCTTGCaccttttgtagaaaaa gCTTAAGTTATGCTCATTCCACAGACAGTAATTCCATTGGGGAAGATTTGAGTGCTCTTTCAGATTCTGCTTGCTCTGTGTCTGTACTTGATCCCAGTGAACCCCGAACACCTGTTGGGAGTAGAAAAGCCAGCCGTAACATATTCTTAGAGGATGATTTGGCCTGGCAAAG tttgaTTCATCCAGACTCCTCCAACACTACTCTGTCAACAAGACTTGTATCTGTTCAGGAGGATGCTGGGAAATCCCCCGCTCGAAATAG atcAGCCAGCATTACTAACCTGTCATTGGATCGATCTGGTTCTCCTATGGTACCTTCATATGAGACATCTGTCAGTCCCCAGGCTAACCGAACATATGTTAGGACAGAGACCACTGAGGATGAACGCAAAATTCTTCTG GACAGTGTTCAGTTAAAGGACCTGTTGAAAAAAATCTGCCATCACAGTAGTGGAATGGAGTTTCAGGATCACCGGTACTGGCTGAGAACCCATCCCAATTGCATTGTAGGAAAGGAATTGGTTAACTGGCTAATCCGAAATGGTCATACTGCTACCAG GGCACAAGCTATAGCAATTGGACAAGCAATGGTTGATGGACGTTGGCTGGATTGTGTTAGTCATCATGACCAGCTTTTCAGGGATGAGTATGCACTCTACAGACCACTGCAg AGTACAGAATTTTCTGAGACACCTTCTCCGGACAGTGACTCCGTGAACTCTGTGGAAGGACACTCTGAGCCATCCTGGTTTAAAGACATAAAGTTTGATGACAGCGACACAGAACAGATAGCTGAAGAAGGTGACGATAATTTGGCTA ATTCTGCCAGTCCTAGCAAGCGCACCTCAGTCAGCAGTTTCCAGTCCACAGTGGACAGTGACTCAGCTGCGTCTATCAGCCTGAACGTGGAGCTGGACAACGTCAACTTCCATATCAAGAAGCCCTCCAAGTACCCACATGTGCCCCCTCACCCTGCTGACCAAAAAGGTAGGAGGTAG